The Tessaracoccus timonensis sequence GGAGCACGCAGCGCGAGGCGGCCTCAGCCGACGGCCTGACATCGCACATAGAAGAGGCCTTCGACGAGACAGCCCACATCCGGTTGCTCTCCCGACTCGTTCTCGCACTCGGGCCGGAGCTCACTCCCATCGTCGAACAAGGGGTGACCGAAGGAACGTTCTCGACGCCGTACCCCGCCGAGGCCATGGACCTCATCCTCGCCAGCTCGGCATATCTGTTCGACAGTGGCCTGCTGACCAGGCCTGATGCAGACCCGACGCGCACGATGCAGGCGTTCTTGCACCATGTGGAGGCGCTCTTGGCCGCCCGTCCGGGCACGTTCAGCAGCTTCGCCACCACGCTGGGGTAGCCGGTGCCATGCTGATGCGATTGGTTCGCGGGGACCTCCACCGCAACACGGTGACGACCATAGCGCTGGTAGCGCTCCTCGCCATCGCGACTGCGCTCGTCGCTGCCGGCGCGGGCACCGTCGCGACAGTCTCCGGATCACTCGACCGCTTGTTCGCGAGGGCCAAGGTGCCAGACGCGATGCAGATGCACAGCGGAGAGATCGACGAGCGCGCCATCCTCGAATGGGCGGCGCGAC is a genomic window containing:
- a CDS encoding TetR/AcrR family transcriptional regulator; translation: MNRVRKAPQERRSDILRVAAELFADKGYSAATVNDVVTHAGIAKGTFYYYFASKDALLEALIDEQMGAMIELARATVERDDLSATEKLLTFWSTQREAASADGLTSHIEEAFDETAHIRLLSRLVLALGPELTPIVEQGVTEGTFSTPYPAEAMDLILASSAYLFDSGLLTRPDADPTRTMQAFLHHVEALLAARPGTFSSFATTLG